A part of Bacillus rossius redtenbacheri isolate Brsri chromosome 1, Brsri_v3, whole genome shotgun sequence genomic DNA contains:
- the LOC134529096 gene encoding uncharacterized protein LOC134529096, protein MTKTALCLLACLAAVCATADLQATGTTEDPSSPSPPLERDLDECRPVAGDTELYAGVVEKPYQLLQKVTADLMVNTGTAVVHCVRATNTNPDGHAARVTVSAGGLGSSSVTLHFESEWMRGIYYNVTVTGQ, encoded by the exons ATGACGAAGACCGCGCTTTGCCTGCTGGCGTGCTTGGCTGCAGTCTGTGCAACGGCGGACCTCCAAGCCACAG GTACCACGGAGGACCCGTCGTCGCCGTCGCCGCCTCTGGAGCGAGACCTGGACGAGTGCCGCCCCGTGGCCGGGGACACCGAGCTGTACGCCGGGGTCGTCGAGAAGCCCTACCAGCTGCTGCAGAAGGTCACCGCCGACCTGATGGTGAACACGGGCACCGCCGTGGTGCACTGCGTGCGCGCCACCAACACCAACCCTGACGGCCACGCGGCGCGCGTCACAGTCTCCGCGGGCGGCCTGGGCTCCAGCTCCGTCACGCTGCACTTCGAGTCCGAGTGGATGCGCGGCATCTACTACAACGTCACGGTGACCGGCCAGTGA